One window of Scheffersomyces stipitis CBS 6054 chromosome 1, whole genome shotgun sequence genomic DNA carries:
- the IFD4 gene encoding aryl-alcohol dehydrogenase (AAD4) (Voltage-gated shaker-like K+ channel, subunit beta/KCNAB aryl-alcohol dehydrogenases) has protein sequence MSSSIEYKKLGASGLAISPIIVGCMSYGKKVWADWVMEDEEQIFKILKKCYDSGIRTFDTADLYSNGQSEVILGKFLKKYNIQREKVVILTKCFCLIDTSIPDLNPVTQYDYPSYEFVHNQGLSRKHIFDAVKGSVERLGTYIDVLQIHRLDKSTPKAEIMKALNDVVSNGDVRYIGASSMRAADFVELQFIADKNGWTKFISMQNFYNLIYREEEREMIPFCNDNSLGKVGLIPWSPIARGLLARPLGVESDHNRSVDTDLAIEFFGLANLTEADKEIIKRVEEVAKKHEVSMAVISSAWVLSKGAFPIIGLNSEARVDDAIKSLAVKLTDEEVAYLEEPYKPKPVYGLLD, from the coding sequence atgtcttcttcaattgaataCAAAAAGCTTGGTGCCTCTGGTTTGGCTATTTCTCCTATCATTGTGGGATGCATGTCCTACGGTAAGAAAGTTTGGGCCGACTGGGTaatggaagatgaagaacagatcttcaaaatcttgaaaaagtgCTACGACTCTGGTATTAGAACTTTTGATACTGCTGACTTGTACTCCAATGGTCAATCGGAAGTTATCTTGGGTaagtttttgaagaagtacaaTATTCAAAGAGAGAAAGTGGTAATTTTAACGAAGTGCTTCTGTCTAATTGACACAAGTATCCCTGATTTAAACCCTGTAACACAATACGATTATCCATCCTATGAGTTTGTCCATAACCAAGGTTTGTCGAGAAAGCATATTTTCGATGCCGTCAAAGGTTCAGTTGAAAGATTGGGAACCTACATTGATGTCTTGCAAATTCACAGATTGGATAAGTCGACTCCAAAGGCTGAAATCATGAAAGCTTTGAACGACGTAGTTTCTAATGGTGATGTCAGGTATATCGGTGCTTCTTCTATGAGAGCCGCTGATTTCGTTGAATTGCAATTCATTGCTGATAAGAATGGCTGGACTAAGTTCATCAGTATGCAaaacttctacaacttAATCTACCGTGAGGAAGAGAGAGAAATGATTCCTTTCTGTAACGATAACTCCCTTGGTAAGGTTGGCTTGATTCCATGGTCTCCAATTGCCAGAGGTCTTTTGGCTAGACCTCTTGGTGTAGAATCTGACCATAACAGATCTGTCGACACTGACTTGGCAATAGAGTTCTTTGGTTTGGCAAACTTGACTGAGGCCGACAAGGAAATTATCAagagagttgaagaagttgccaaAAAGCATGAGGTTAGTATGGCTGTAATCTCCTCTGCTTGGGTTTTGAGCAAGGGTGCCTTCCCTATCATCGGTCTCAACTCTGAAGCAAGAGTTGACGATGCAATCAAGTCTCTCGCTGTTAAGCtaactgatgaagaagtcgcATACTTGGAAGAACCTTACAAACCTAAGCCAGTATACGGTTTGCTTGATTAG